Sequence from the bacterium genome:
GGTGGGACGCGAGCTGGGGCTGTCGCACGAGCTGACCGGCCGTCACCCGTTCCCCGGCCCGGGGCTGGCCGTGCGCGTGCTGGGCGAGATTACCCGCAAGCGATTGGATATCCTTCGTGAGGCGGATGACATCTACATCTCCGAGATACGCGCCGCGGGGATTTACGATGAGATCTGGCAGGCGTTCGCCGTGCTGCTTCCCGTTCAGACCGTGGGGGTGATGGGCGATGAGCGCACCTATGACAACGTGATCGCCCTGCGCGCGGTGACCAGCCGGGACGGCATGACCGCCGACTGGTACCGCATGCCGCCCGAGGTGATGGGCCGGGTCTCCAACCGCGTCATCAACGAGGTGAACGGGGTGAACCGGGTGGTCTACGATATCAGCAGCAAGCCGCCCGCAACAATCGAATGGGAGTGAGATAGCGGTCCATCGGCTGTAACAAATCCCGCCCGGCTCGATTCAACACAGGGTGAAAAGCGGGGCCGGCGGTGGGGCCGGCCCAATCCGCGGATCAACCGAAAGGGGAGAATGGCTTTGGCGAACAGGGAGAAGCCCCGCCGGACATTGGCCGGCCTGTTCTGGGAGCTGATGGATTCGATGAAGTTCGCCGTGGCGCTGCTGATTATTATGACCACGGTCAGCGTGATCGGCGTGCTGCTGCCGCAGTACCCGCCGGACGGCTTTGCCGGCTCGCTCGAGATGCTCTACCTCGACAAGTTCGGCCGGGTGTTGGGCGGGCTTTTCATTTTCCTGGGCCTGGATCGTCTTTTTACGGTCTGGTGGTACTATCTCCTTCTGGCCCTGCTCTGCTTCAACATCCTGGTCTGCTCGTTCAACCGTCTGGGCGGTATACTCCGCCTTGTCCGTCGTGTGCATTTCCTGAAAGAGGAAAAGAGCTACCGCGACCAGGCGAACCACCGCGCGGCCAGGCTGGATCTCGACCCGCAGGCGGCGGCTGCCCGTGCCTCGGTGCTGCTGCGCAAGGACGGCTACCGGGTGTTCGAGAGCGCGGGCGAGGCGGCGGGAGTGCGTCTGCTCTACGGCCGGCGGGGACGGTTCAGCCCGCTGGGGCCCTTTTTCACCCATATCGCCATGGTGCTCGTGATCCTGGGCGCGGCGATAAGCTACCTCCTGAGCTTCGAGCATTTCCAGTGGATGGCCCCGGGCGACACGGTCCGGGTGCCGGACATGAGCTACCTGGCCACTCCGGCCTACCAGTTCGAGCTGGTCCGTGGCCGTCTGCGCAAAGCTTTCGGCTTGCCTTCCGCTCCCTCATCACTGCTGGAACTGGACAGCCGGGTGCGCGACAGTGACTGGCGCGAGCTGGACCCGGCACTTGCCGCCGGGGCACTGTTCAGCGTGCAGCTCGACCGTTTCGAGGCCCAGTTCACCCCGCAGGGCAAGCCCCTGGCCTACCTGTCCACGGTCACGGTGCTGGAGGGCGAGGGGGCCGACCGGAAACCGCTTTTTTCGCACATCATCAAGGTTAACGACCCGCTGATCCAGCGCGGCGTGTATTTCTACCAAAGCTCCTACGCGCCGGGCGGCGAGGGGGCCGACTGGGTGGAGCTTACGTTCGAGTCCACCGACAGCGCAGCGGCAAGCCACGAAACACACAGCCTGCGCCTGAAGCCCGGCGGCGAGGCCTTGCCCCTGGGCGAAAGCGGCGATTCGGTGCGGGTGGCACGGTTCGTGGGCACGTTCCAGATGAACGCTCAGGGCCAGGTGGCGGCCTCCGGCGGCGAGGACCGCAACCCGGCCGCCGAGGTCCAGGTCATTCGCGATGGACAGGAACTGATGCGGGTCTGGGTGTTCAAGAATTTCCCCAATTTCAGCCACCGTCCGGGCCTGCCCTGGGCCGTGGTGCTGAAAGACTACGGGAAAGGCTACCTCACCGGGCTGACCATCCGCACCCACCGCTCGCAGAACGTGATCTGGCTGGGTTTCCTGCTGATGGCCCTGGGGGTGACCCTGTCGTTCTACGTCAACCACCGCGAGTTCTGGGTCCTGGTGCGGCCGGAGGGAGACAGCGGCGCGCATGTCTCGGTCGCCGGACTGTCCTACAAGTGGAAACAGCCATTCGGGGCCGAGTTCGACCGCCTCGCCGGGACGATTCTCTCAGCGCCGGGCGACAGGGCGGGCGCGGCTGACAAGCCCGCCGGGACGAGCCCGGAAGGAAAGGGGTGAAAATGGAGCCTGTCCTTTACGAGGTGACGCTCTGGACTTTTTTCGCCGGGATGCTGCTGCATTTCATCGGCCTGCTGCCGAAAGAGGGTTCCGCATCCGCGCGCTGGGTGGGACGCCTGGCCCTGCTGCTGATCGGCCTGGGCTGGGCCAGCCTGACCGTGACAATCGCCGGGCGCTGGCTGGCCCAGGGGCGGGTGCCCATTTCAAGCTCCTACGAGTACCTGAGCTTTTTGGCCTGGTTCGTGGCCCTGTTCTATTTCATCGTGATGTTCAAGGCGCGTTCGGCTTTCGTGGGGGCCTGCGTCTCGCCGGGGATTTTCCTGGCTGTTGTGTTCGCCGGGA
This genomic interval carries:
- a CDS encoding cytochrome c biogenesis protein ResB translates to MANREKPRRTLAGLFWELMDSMKFAVALLIIMTTVSVIGVLLPQYPPDGFAGSLEMLYLDKFGRVLGGLFIFLGLDRLFTVWWYYLLLALLCFNILVCSFNRLGGILRLVRRVHFLKEEKSYRDQANHRAARLDLDPQAAAARASVLLRKDGYRVFESAGEAAGVRLLYGRRGRFSPLGPFFTHIAMVLVILGAAISYLLSFEHFQWMAPGDTVRVPDMSYLATPAYQFELVRGRLRKAFGLPSAPSSLLELDSRVRDSDWRELDPALAAGALFSVQLDRFEAQFTPQGKPLAYLSTVTVLEGEGADRKPLFSHIIKVNDPLIQRGVYFYQSSYAPGGEGADWVELTFESTDSAAASHETHSLRLKPGGEALPLGESGDSVRVARFVGTFQMNAQGQVAASGGEDRNPAAEVQVIRDGQELMRVWVFKNFPNFSHRPGLPWAVVLKDYGKGYLTGLTIRTHRSQNVIWLGFLLMALGVTLSFYVNHREFWVLVRPEGDSGAHVSVAGLSYKWKQPFGAEFDRLAGTILSAPGDRAGAADKPAGTSPEGKG
- a CDS encoding GMP synthase (glutamine-hydrolyzing), which gives rise to VGRELGLSHELTGRHPFPGPGLAVRVLGEITRKRLDILREADDIYISEIRAAGIYDEIWQAFAVLLPVQTVGVMGDERTYDNVIALRAVTSRDGMTADWYRMPPEVMGRVSNRVINEVNGVNRVVYDISSKPPATIEWE